From the genome of Bactrocera oleae isolate idBacOlea1 chromosome 2, idBacOlea1, whole genome shotgun sequence, one region includes:
- the Cdk2 gene encoding cyclin-dependent kinase 2, which produces MLEVGDFKKMQKIGEGTYGIVYKAKDKKTGRDVALKKIRLDSETEGVPSTAIREISLLKDLTHNSIVQLYDIVVADSSLYMVFEYLNMDMKKLMDKKKDVFTPKLVKSYMHQLLDAICFCHTNRILHRDLKPQNLLVDTEGHIKLADFGLARAFNMPMRAYTHEVVTLWYRAPEILLGTKYYATGMDIWSLGCIFAEMIMKRSLFPGDSEIDQLYRIFRTLGTPDENVWPGVTQLPDYKANFPRWEKTNIPEVLVKHEAFNLFKNMMLYEPNERISAKNAMIHPYFDDVEHVKHVELPVDTP; this is translated from the exons ATGCTTGAGGTAGGCGACtttaagaaaatgcaaaaaattggtGAAGGTACTTATGGCATCGTTTACAAAGCAAAGGATAAGAAAACAGGCCGGGATGTGGCGCTAAAAAAGATCCGTTTAGATAG TGAAACTGAAGGCGTTCCATCAACGGCAATACGTGAGATTTCGCTGCTTAAGGACTTGACCCACAATAGTATCGTACAACTCTACGATATAGTGGTGGCGGATTCCAGCTTGTACATGGTATTTGAATATCTCAATATGGACATGAAGAAATTAATGGACAAAAAGAAGGATGTGTTCACGCCTAAGCTTGTCAAG AGTTACATGCATCAGCTTCTGGATGCTATATGCTTTTGTCACACAAACCGTATATTACATCGTGATCTCAAACCACAGAATCTTTTGGTCGACACTGAGGGCCACATTAAG TTGGCAGATTTCGGTTTGGCGCGTGCCTTCAATATGCCAATGCGCGCTTATACGCACGAGGTGGTAACGCTGTGGTATCGCGCACCAGAAATACTCTTAGGCACGAAATACTATGCAACAGGCATGGATATTTGGAGTTTGGGTTGCATATTTGCGGAAATG ATAATGAAGCGTTCGCTTTTTCCCGGCGATAGTGAAATTGATCAGTTATATCGCATATTCCGCACATTAGGCACACCGGATGAAAATGTATGGCCAGGTGTTACACAATTACCCGATTACAAAGCCAATTTTCCACGTTGGGAGAAAACGAATATACCTGAAGTGCTTGTGAAGCACGAAGCTTTTAATCTATTTAAG AATATGATGCTTTACGAGCCAAATGAACGAATATCGGCGAAAAATGCAATGATCCATCCCTACTTCGACGATGTTGAACACGTGAAACATGTAGAACTGCCCGTGGATACGCCTTAG